GGTTGGATGCTGCGGGGTCGCTGCACACGTTCACGATGCCATTTCGGCAAATGTGGATTTGTCCAGTGTCTCTGTGAATGTTGTCTGTTGACCTCCGGTGGGAAAATGGAGTAGGACGGTAGTGCAGCGGTGCTTGTAGACGTCTAAAGCGAGGGAGTGGTGGTGTCCTTCCGCGGAGGAGATTAATATTACTCCGCTAATGTTTGTTTTCCGTGTTCCACGCGGCCGTCGATACAAAAAGTAGTTCTACTTTTTCTTTTATGGAGTTTATTGGCGGGTGGCACTCAACTCAAGGTGCAAAAAAGTAGTTCTAGAATTTTTTAgaatttgtctttattatttaattaaaaaaaaaaaaaaaaaacttttcaaagaaaagaaagtgttcaaatgcaattatttgtgTCTCAAATGTTTCTTTgagtttaaacattttttctttgattgacaatatttatttttgatcaaagtccatccatccatccatcttcttccgcttagccgtttccgggtcgcgggggcagcatcctcagtagggaggcccagacttagctctccccggccacttcctccagctgttccggggggaccccgagacgttcccaggccagccgagagacatagtctctccagcatgtcctgggtcttccccggggcctccttccggagggacgtgccccgaacgcctcactagggaggcgtttgatcaaagtaaactttttaattgaaattttgaaaatatacatatatttattgaataataaagacacaaatgtaccttcatatttacatgcggccctcggtctaattttctGCAGCCCCAGAAGTAAACAagcaaaattaccaaaaaacaacaacaaacatacaattgcagaaaactaaacagaagaacaacaacaaaactgaaacatacagtatgtaaaaagactagaaaaatacacaaactaaacaaaactaaCCAAacccccctttaaaaaaaaccagacaactaaaattacataaataacagagaaattcacaaaataatgacaaaaaatatacaaaatgacgtaaaaaaaaaaaaaagaaaataatacacAAGAATGGTAAAAAGGATCTACGGCTTGACCTGCTAAAAAGGTACATTTCTGACGCAGTGTAAGTTGTTTTGCCGTACGTGTCAACATTGAATTTgtgcatcattttatttattctctttagctgaaaaaagtaaatgtaataATGTTGTATCACAGTCTGAATATGAGGAGTCTGTACAGTCTGCTAGTGATTGTAACTACTAGCTATGATAACATGTGTATCTAGACATGTAATTAGTCAATTATATTTGAAATTCATACTTGTGACCTTTGTTCAGCAAAATCCTGGAAACCATCTCTTTACCCATTAATGTGCCTTGGCTTTGGGCTTCACTCAAAATGTTACTTTACTGTTTAGGAACGAGTGATTCAATGTTTAGTGACTTTATTCTTATTCATTTCAGGTCTCATTGATACACTGAAGCAGAGGATGGGCAGAATGTTCTGAAAGTTCTCTATTACATGGTTTCCCTTTTCATCTGTGACTTTGTTATTGTCTGCACTGTGTCAGTACATTTGGGGCCAGTTGTATTGAAGTGATTGCTCACATTTGACTCAACACAGATTTATGTAAATTCTTAATAATATGAAACAGCCAtttgcagggttggggtcaattatgattgtaatcacgtaaatggtaactaattacaattatggcataattataattgaaattgtactttgaaaaaaattgttgctattgtaatgggcgaccgtggctcaggtggtagagggtcgtcttctgattgagaggttggggattcgatcccagtacctgactatgtgttgaagtgtccttgggcaagacactgaaccctaagttgctcccagtggtcgactagtaccttgcatggcagtcctgtcccactggtgtgtgaatgtgagagtgattgggtgaatgagctgatatgtaaagcgctttgagactgcttcagtgtggtgataaagcgctatataaaatcaagtccatttaccatttaattgtCTCACAATGGGCCCCCAATGGTTTCACGACCTGGGCTGCAATTGTTCAACTGGCATCCTTGTCTACTGTACCTCCTAAAGGTGGGTTAATCCCAACATATTAATCAGGGTTGGTTGTTGCATTCAATAGGTGTGCATTCCTCAGATGCCATAGTGAATAATACCTTGTGAATCTTCACACCCATACAGGTAGTAGGTATGACAATTTTTCAGCATGGATCATGGTCTGCTGTACCTCATGGGcagtttttttgaattttttatttattttattttatcatggaTTGGCTGTTATGAGCTATGTTATgaagataatttttttatttaaaaagtagaaataaatcaaGGGGTGTAGCCTTGATTTAAGCCTAacaaaagtgtattttacagctgatttaagacatggttaagacatttaataattgagagcgtaattgtaattgactttcagggggaaaaaatcattctaatttgattgtaatttaaaaatataatggtcagcgtaatcataattgaattgtaatttaacatggataattgaaaacgtaattgtaacggaaaaatgtaattgaccccaaccctggctttTTGCACAGACATTTGTTTGAGTGGCAAGTCACATCTTTTGTTTTCACGCTTCAGTTGCAGAAATAAAGAGAAAAGGAAATGACTGATTTTTATCTTGTTCCACATCACATCTCACATTTTTATTTGGGTCAACATTATTTTGGGGTGTACATGTATGAGAAACGTAAAACATTTCTTTCATCTAGACCTTCCATGAATAACTTAGGCTTTTAGGAGTTTTTTCCACCTTTTAAGTTTTAACTATAAAGCAGCTCTAGTGATCTTGTCACTCATACAGTAATTGTAACTTTTTTCCTACTGCTCTCAGAACACGTCTAGTTAAAATCCCTTCAAGCTCGTGTTTATCACATATGACCCATGACCCCTGACCTCACCAGTGTGCATCACAAAAGGGTTTATTCATTAGTGATAAGAATTTTATTGTACAGGTATATTTTTCAATAACTTACATTTCTTTATTAAAACTCAAAGATTCATATTTTTGAGAACTTACAGATAACGTGACATTGACTTACATGAGAAGGTATCATGAAGAGTTTTTTAAATTGTCAGCTGTTGAATAAATCCCACATGTCCGTCAAATATGTCAGTTCATCATTAAGATTATTGGCCAGCAGAGACAATCTACCGGAAAATCTGCTCTTATTTGATTTTTTGAGCTTCTCACCATTCCTCTCTGAGAAGTACTGAGGCATTTCTTTAGCAAAAGCTTGTAGGAGAGTGTCAGATGTGAGGACGGCAGATGTTCCTCCACAGTTTTTCATGTTACTTCTAAACACTGCCTCTGCCTTGTGTGCCATCTTCAATGAATCCAGGTCAGCTCCAGAACGGTGTAATCTGGCAACGTCATGCCTACGTAGCTCATTGAATTCGCCGAGGATAAAATTCAGGCAAAGTTCCAGGTCAACAACTTCTGTCCTATAGTCACTAACTAGGTTCTCAACAGTTGTCCTGTTTGCAATCTTCTTGTCAGCTTTGGCAGCGTGGGCACCCATACCCCCTGCAGATGCCACCATCCCAGCACCAACAACTGTGGCAATCAGTGACCCCCCCAGAGTGATGGGGGCGAAGGCCAGGCCCATCAGGGCAGTCATCCCTCCTACAGCTCCCGTGGTGCCGCCGGCGATGGTGATGGTTTTGTTCTTCTTCTGGATTTTGTCCAGTTTCGCACAGATCAAGTTTAACTTTGTGATGATGTTCTTTAGCTTTTCTCTGCGAGTCATTAAGAGATCATTATAAAGACACAGGGCCTTCGTCACATGTTCAGCTCTCCGATTAAATGACCtataaaagaaaagagagatCAGACTTATATGTTCAGGGTCATATCAGAATTTAGTAGTAACTAGTTTTGATGAACTACAGCCTGGCCTGCGGAACATCTCTGCACTGAATAGcatgttcccgagaattcagtaaaatgactcggttccacagagtaaaacaaatgaaattgtgtgatgtaaaatcgtaatctactttgaattgcctttgaaacgatatatcacctGACTATGTTCCggtaaatttagaaattactggaaaagggggtgggcccctgtCCTCCcctctttcaaaaaggtctctgagaggctcttgatatccgctcatagaatatccatgtcaaattacagcccgattcaaccagcattaacggaggagtagtcatttgaaaaatgggcccCCCGGGGGctcccgtggcacatacggagtaatggaccccattcatatattggtatgtgtcaatgattcggtaccaccaactctcgcaatatttgactcacaaataagtgagaaaacgactttaatagAAAGTGCCTAAAATAAGGGGGGTGGCCCTTTGGGCCCCTAATCTACTTGTGCTAgacataatcgtaatctacgttgaattacctttgaaacaatatatcacatgactatgtttccataaatttggaaattaccggaaatgcgTGATAGGCCCCTGGGCCCCATTTCAAAcaaaaagggctcagagcgtctcatcatattcattcatagagtatttataccaaactgcattctgatctaaggAGAACTAACGGagaagtagtcatttgaaaaatggggcctcCGGAGTCCCCCTGGCGCCCTTGTGTCAcctaaaaagtaaaaatcagctggtttatgatagaaataaacaataaacagcataaagttacgtttgttcagaagcgatcgggtccgtattctgactcagagtccagACTTGACATGATCACTCCTGAGGCGATGGTGCGCGGTATCCAACAAAGCGATAtctcagtctggttccagtaaaaagtgactatcaaaagctgtaaatggactgatatgcagacgcaGGGCAGTGATGAGGTGATTTAATGCGGAGAGGAATACTCATCCATTgtaactgatcagaatacgcagAAATACACGCAAACCTCCGTTAACAGGAGTGTAGTAGCCCGCCTAGCTGAATTCATCATTGGAATTCGGCCAATACAGCGACGCGTTAAATAGCCCAGAAAATACGGTCCatggatttattgatctttgaatCATTTAGGTTTAAAAGTTGCCGTTCATGTGTTACCTTATCTCTTCTTCCATGCTGAGTCCATACTGTGACGGAGCCCTGAAGCCATTTTCTGTGATAGGAACaaaggtaaatggtaaatggattttatatagtgctttattttatatagcgctttatcaccacactgaagcagtctcaaagcactttacatatcagctcattcacccattcactctcacattcacacaccagtgggacaggactgccatgcaaggcactagtcgaccactgggagcaacttagggttcagtgtcttgcccaaggacacttcgacacatagtcaggtactgggatcgaacccccaacctctcgatcagaagacgacccactaccacctgagccaaggTCAGGTTCAAACAATTGGCAGATTTAGTAATAGCCTGGCAGATATGTACCAATGTTAAATataagatgttcacttctggaataAAGCATGGAAATGTGTACATGGGAGTTGTTGAAAATGCTGAATCCATTCCCAATGGGATCCACGCTGGCAAACCAacggttcccactcaaaatcaagaaatacaAGATGGCCACCGTCAGTATTGTGAATTTCAATCTTACCATAACTTTGATTCTGTTAGCCATCTTTGTGACAAATTGTAAGTTTTTGGGGACAAGGATTGTCACAAAAAGCCTAAAATATTGTAAATTGCATCCAGAACAAGACATTTATATCTTATTATTCTTATAAGATTGCCACTACAACGCTTTACACATGAAAAAGGGGAAATTTGCAATTTCTTTGCAGCCACAAATGTGTGTGACAAAGATGCCCTTTAAAGGGTGAGCAATTTGATTTAAATCTCCATTAAACATGAATTCATATatctatttaaatttatttttcaggAAGATTATATCCATTGTGATCCTTGTGCATGTGTGCATAGGTATTAATCTGATTATgtgttatgtatgtattttgcaGTGCTTGCCAACATGTACGATGATTAAACTCAAACTTTTGATTAATTTTctgattcatatttaaatgaacattacaAATGTTTCAGTCCCTTTCAGGAAGATAAGGTGGTAATGGTTCCATAGCCTGTGTGACATAGTTGTTTTCTGTCTGATTCTGGATGTTTGTACATTCAAGAATCATCTGAACTATTCCCATCAGGGAAGGTGGATTGTCCTCATACTGCTCATCTATCAACGATCCTGTGAATTTGTAgtgttatgacaaaatatccaaattgacAATAaggatggtggccatcttggatttcttgatcaTGATTGGGAAGCATTGGTTTGCCGGCGTTGATCCCATTAAAAAAGGATTTGGCATACTCAAAAACCCCCATGGTATGTACTAAATGTTCATGCTTTCTTCAagaagtgaacatctttttGACATATCTCCCTGGCAATAAAGTTATTGGCATAAGAAaccatttacagtatttttactCACTTGACATTCTCTTCAACCATTTCACTCGTCCAGGGATGCGCTGtgataacaaacaaaaaacacacgagTTGTGAAcgtttttttcctaatttttacATATTACGGGCTGCCAGAAGCATTATTTCATTCATGTAcaatttttatgtttgtgtgtgtcttacAATGTCTTCTGATTCACTCGGCAAAACCTCAACGTATTCAGGCAAATCGATCTCGCTGTAGAGCGATTCGCTGCTGTCGGACGAGTCAGGTAATGGAGGATATAACACGAGTTGGTCTGTTCTGCTCTGTTGAgcacaaaataaatcactttattgCCCTGAATTCCCAAATATAtgagtcattgtgtttaaaGGAGAGAGATCTGTACTCATCTTACTCCTAATAAGTTTATATATGGAAACAAAAGGgttagataataataatgacatgaCTGGCATGATAACCAGCTacacctagggctgggcgatatggactaaaactcatatctcaatattttccccaaaatgacgatatactgtacaatatatctcaatatttttgaaCTCAATtaagtctttaaaaaaattttgctgatacaaaatgccacacagatacatttattaacaaacagctgcactttTAATTTTTCTCCTATAtgagacagcatgtgtgagtgagttctgtagtgtggcttatttaggggaaggtctgagttaggacgcactcaacaatccatctaactgagcttttcatgctgttctgagaagtagtggaAACAGCAACacctaaaacaagtgttttaatgtaaaataaaaatatattgttatgaTATacttttctatatcgccaatatagaaaactcaatatacaGCAGACAGGCCTTAGACCATGGATAGAGAAACAGTGTTACGTCCTTgcttatatataatattatctAATTTGACTTAATGTGAAGATAATCCCCAATGGATAGAAGTGAACTCCTAAAGCAGGATTTTAAAACAGACGGGacgtgtatgtatgtatgtacagtatatgtatactgtatgtatgtatgtatgtatgtatgtatgtatgtatgtatgtatgtatgtatgtatgtatgtatgtatgtatgtacagtatatgcatactgtatgtatgtatgtctgtatgtatgtatagaatttgtatactgtatatatgtatgtatgtatgtatgtatgtatgtatgtacagtatatgtatgtatgtacgtatgtatgtatgtatgtatgtatactgtatgtatgtatgtatgtatgtatgtacagaatatgtatactgtatgtatgtatgtatgtatgtatgtatgtatgtatgtatgtatgtatgtatgtatgaatgtatgtatgtatgtacgtatgtatgtacattatgtacagtatatactgtatgtatgtacatatgtatgtatgtacattaTGTGcagtgtatactgtatgtatgtatgtatgtacattatgtacactatatactgtatgtatgtatgtatgtatgtatgtatgtatgtacattatgtacactatatactgtatgtatgtatgtatgtatgtatgtatgtatgtatgtatgtatgtatgtatgtatgtatgtatgtatgtacattatgtacactatatactgtatgtatgtatgtatgtaggtaaattatgtacagtatatactgtatgtctgtaTGTAACATAGCACAGCATTACTTAGTTTGTGTTgtgagaataataataatacattttagaacgtgtctattcgtacggttgccatacaaacaacccccggtgcaattggtacatttaccgaagtacacgtacgtagcgtcttagggtttgGGATAGGCtttaaccctatatcgcaacaattttagggtagggttagggttagtcttagtcacgtgacctaaactggccaatgaggggagctgcatacagatagccactgcctacatTTTATTACCTCTGCCATTTTATTTgtccgtctgtctgtcagtTAGCAAGATTACTTGAAAAtttatgaacggatttggatAAAAccttcaggaaaattgataaatgggacaaggaacaggtgattacattttggtgatgttctggcaaccaaaataaaaaaaaaacatattctgTATATATCATTAATTTTCCATCCACTCTGTGGAAatgttgttgatgatgtcatcggttctctcagagtcaacagctcaatgttgacaggtattCATGGTAGTTTATCATGTTACTGTGACCGGAGCATGttagctgagcttgagctgcttggcggaggtctgcgctctcccagtacttgtactttaaaTTACcgtttttcaaaaactcaaagacacttaaCAGTtcaaacaattacacacaagtGAAAAAAGAAACTATCAAACACtaatgtaaataaagaaaatgtgtaaaatcacaagttaaaaatttgtttaaaaaggtTAGTTTTGATGAGTGATTTGAAAGTTGGAGGGTACAGTGTTGAATGTCTAAAGGGAGTTCCCTTTAAATTGACGTCAACACACCATCTCTGCATCATACGCTAATGCTCCACAGCTTTAAGCACAAACCTGTTTGAGCAAGTTTCCTCTGCAATGGAAAGGAACTAAACATTGTTGGGAGTTTGACGGATGCACAGCTTCACCTACTTTGAGAATCTCCACTGAATTTCCAAGATAACTGGCAAAAGTATtgttaatatttgttaactGGTAATATTCTACATCATTGATATTATTGAACTGTTTCttaaatttttacattatttcatttaatattttttaatgaatacattgttgttgttttgtaagaCAAACTATTTCCAATAGAAACATCAAAGAATATTGTGAATTTTGTGAGCTTGGTTTTGCTTTAAAGTCTTCATCATGAtttggataattttttttaaaaaaatacattattgatACACCTTAAAAATATCTCTAAACTATAGTACTATAAATATTAATTCTGTTAGGCCTATCAGTTGCAGTCAGTTTTCACCGTGTATGGTTGACTTTGACGCTCCTGAGCTACAGGAAATACAAGCTTACCAACCTCTGCATACCACGACTATAGTTATATTACATAATAAAGACTGTTGGTCAAGTGAATGCTACATATTGACATTGTAACTGAAGATTACTTTGCACTAAACCAATTATATCAGATCTATTTCTCTATTGTTTAAGATTGAATCCCAAAATGGGATTTTCTTACAGGTAAATAACCTTCAAGCTGAACCTTATCCAGTAGAAATTACTTCATCTTCTATTCGAAGAAACAGTATAAATATACGTGTCTTTTCTGCAAGTCAACCAAATTCCACATTAGATTTCAATCATTGAAGTTTTTGATGttctagatcaggggtcaccaacacggtgcccgtggGCATCAGGTAGCCCGCAaggaccatgtgaggggtccTCAGGAGCTCTAGACACCAATGAGCTTCATCtataatctgatttactttccaggattcaaactcacaaagataaatacttaTGACAGATATAATTAGTACATTAGTATTATAAATGTTACAAGTTATACCATCAGAGCTGTCCAATTTGGGGCCCGCGGGCCAAAGTTGGCCCACAAGCGATCAGTTTTGGCCCGCCGCTCATATTTgaagttgttgttttcattttgtttcatttatattGCACTGAATGTCTTTGAAGACATTTAGATGTTTCAtaattggcagtggctatctgtacggttgccatatcaatataccaacattctatccgcacgcagcgcccctcaatggccagtttaggtcacgtgattggtcagtcaatggctagtttaggtcacgtgattggtcagtcattggccagtttaggtcacgtgataggtcagtcaatGGCCAGTTTAAGTAACGTGGCTAAGACTAAatctaaccgtaaacctaacctaaccccaaatttaaaaattgttgcgatatagggttataacctaaccttaaccctaaccctaaccttaaccctaaccccaaacccacCTCCATTACCTTCACATAGTTATTCCTATGCCTGTCGGTGGTGGCCGACGGTCCCTAGTCCACCTACTACTGGGCCCCATATGAACTGCACTTGACACACACTATACTGATCCACTTCCACATACTTTTCTGATGAATGTGCACAGTTTGGTGGGGTGCAAGATGACATACACCGGCCGTGCcctgcctttgattccctattCCAAACTGAATAGTCCGAGGACTGTTCGGGCGGTTTCATCGAGTCCCATAAACAATaaagctaaccctaaccctaaacctaaacctaaacctaaacctaaacctcaACTTCAACCTC
The Gouania willdenowi chromosome 8, fGouWil2.1, whole genome shotgun sequence genome window above contains:
- the LOC114468594 gene encoding protein transport protein sec31-like isoform X1, whose protein sequence is MTPSQASGTNDPMELPPPSSEETPTAIYKDFSALWPPMVNGAQSKVEATPVPRPRTKTPSNRQCSNTSNTMANSPDITDKTTTTTTTPTTTTTTTTTTTTASSSIDDQAKHILPPPRPPAPALAAVRGKSFCASSSNHNTLKKPPPRPPPCERPPPPPPKPPSPIYCDRLPPTFPTPKSDDGVNQLPQYSPLSPITQTSASTNLYNEVENVYGTYSEIGPNRPVPAPRQLSLPNVSSRYEASPPQSRTDQLVLYPPLPDSSDSSESLYSEIDLPEYVEVLPSESEDIRIPGRVKWLKRMSKNGFRAPSQYGLSMEEEIRSFNRRAEHVTKALCLYNDLLMTRREKLKNIITKLNLICAKLDKIQKKNKTITIAGGTTGAVGGMTALMGLAFAPITLGGSLIATVVGAGMVASAGGMGAHAAKADKKIANRTTVENLVSDYRTEVVDLELCLNFILGEFNELRRHDVARLHRSGADLDSLKMAHKAEAVFRSNMKNCGGTSAVLTSDTLLQAFAKEMPQYFSERNGEKLKKSNKSRFSGRLSLLANNLNDELTYLTDMWDLFNS
- the LOC114468594 gene encoding uncharacterized protein LOC114468594 isoform X2; this encodes MTPSQASGTNDPMELPPPSSEETPTAIYKDFSALWPPMVNGAQSKVEATPVPRPRTKTPSNRQCSNTSNTMANSPDITDKTTTTTTTPTTTTTTTTTTTTASSSIDDQAKHILPPPRPPAPALAAVRGKSFCASSSNHNTLKKPPPRPPPCERPPPPPPKPPSPIYCDRLPPTFPTPKSDDGVNQLPQYSPLSPITQTSASTNLYNEVENVYGTYSEISRTDQLVLYPPLPDSSDSSESLYSEIDLPEYVEVLPSESEDIRIPGRVKWLKRMSKNGFRAPSQYGLSMEEEIRSFNRRAEHVTKALCLYNDLLMTRREKLKNIITKLNLICAKLDKIQKKNKTITIAGGTTGAVGGMTALMGLAFAPITLGGSLIATVVGAGMVASAGGMGAHAAKADKKIANRTTVENLVSDYRTEVVDLELCLNFILGEFNELRRHDVARLHRSGADLDSLKMAHKAEAVFRSNMKNCGGTSAVLTSDTLLQAFAKEMPQYFSERNGEKLKKSNKSRFSGRLSLLANNLNDELTYLTDMWDLFNS